The Desulfonatronum thioautotrophicum genome includes the window GCTTGACATACCTCGTCTCCTGCTTCACAGGCGCAGTAACCGTCTCCCGGTACGCAACCTGAGGCTGGCCCACGTTGGCGTTGACACCAAACTCGCGGGTCAGTCGATCGACGATAATTTCCAAATGCAGCTCGCCCATTCCGGCGATCAGGGTCTGGTTGGTCTCTTCGTTGGTCTTGACCCTGAAGGACGGATCCTCCTTGGCCAGTTTGGCCAGAGACTGACTCAGGGCATCGCGGTCGGCCTTGGTCTTGGGTTCGATGGCCACTTCGATGACAGGCTCGGGAAAATCCATAGATTCCAGCATGATCAAACGCTCTGGAGCGCAAAGCGTATCCCCGGTGGAAGCGTGCTTCAATCCGACGGCCGCGACAATATCACCGGCATAGGCTTCCTTGATCTCCTCCCGCTTGTTGGCGTGCATCTTCAACAAACGCCCGATACGCTCTTTCTTGCCGCTGGAGACGTTGACCACGGTCATGCCGCTTTCGATCTTTCCGGAATAAACGCGCAGAAAGGCCAAATGGCCGACATAGGGGTCGTTAGCCAGCTTGAACGTCAAGGCACTCAGCGGTAAGGCATCGTCGCAGGGGCTGGTCAACTCCTCACCGGTGTCTGGATTGGTCCCTTTCATTGCGGCCACTTCCACAGGGCTCGGAAAAAACGTCACAACGGAATCCAACAAAGGCTGAACTCCCTTGTTTTTGAAGGCAGAACCGCAGAGTACCGGACAAATTTTCATGGAGATGGTGGCTGTACGGACGGCGTTCATCACGGATTCGGGATCCAACTCTTCGCCACCCAGGTACTTTTCAAGGAGCTCTTCGTCTTCCTCGGCCACTGCCTCAAGCATGACTTGTCGCCAAGTGTCGTACTCATCCTGATACTCTTCAGGGATATCCACATATGCATATTCTTTGACGACCACTGAGCCATCGTCAAAAAACAGTGCTTTGCCCTGAATAAGATCAATGATGCCTGAAAAATTTTCCTCGGCCCCGATGGGAATTTGCAATGGAACGGGCTTGGCCTTGAGTCGCTCCTTGATCATCTCCACCACACGAAAAAAATCCGCCCCGGTCCGATCCATTTTATTCACAAAGGCCAGTCGGGGTACCTTATATCGGTCAGCCTGACGCCAAACAGTCTCTGACTGGGGCTCCACTCCACCAACCGCGCAAAACACGGCGATGGCGCCGTCCAAGACCCGAAGAGAGCGTTCCACTTCCACGGTAAAATCGACGTGGCCCGGCGTATCGATGATGTTGACGCGATGATCCTTCCAAAAGCAGGTCGTGGCAGCGGAGGTGATCGTTATCCCTCGCTCCTGCTCCTGAACCATCCAATCCATGACCGCCTGACCGTCATGAACCTCGCCGATCTTGTGAGATACCCCGGTATAAAAGAGGATTCGTTCGGTGGTTGTCGTCTTTCCGGCGTCAATATGAGCCATAATGCCGATATTGCGCTGCCGCTCAATGGGTACGGTTCTTGGCACGTGTAAATCCTTTTTTACCAGCGGAAGTGCGCAAAGGCCTTGTTCGCGTCGGCCATCTTATGCGTGTCTTCACGCTTCTTCACGGCCCCGCCGCGATTGTTGTAGGCATCCAAGAGCTCAGCACCAAGGCGTTGCACCATGCCTTTTTCACCTCGATTCCGGGAGTAGTTGATCAGCCATCGGATGGCCAGGGAGGTTTGTCTGGCGGAGGCCACCTCCACGGGAACTTGGTAGGTCGCCCCACCAACCCGCCGAGATTTGACCTCGACCTGGGGCCGGACGTTGTCCACAGCTTGTTCGAACGACTTCAGCGCCGGCTCCTGAGTTTTTTCCGCAAGAAAATCCAAAGCTTGGAAGAAGATTCCCTCTGCCGTGCTTTTTTTTCCACCGTACATCAACCGGTTGATGAATCGGGTGACCAACTGACTGCCATATACAGGATCAGGCAGGATGACTCGTTTCGGAATGGGTCCTTTTCTGGGCATGTTTCTCTGGTCCTTTTACGATTTTGGTCGCTTCGCGCCATACTTGGAGCGCCCTTGCCGACGATCCTGCACTCCGGAGGTATCCAGGCTCCCCCGGACGATATGATAGCGCACCCCAGGAAGATCCTTGACACGTCCTCCGCGGATCATGACCACGGAGTGCTCCTGCAAATTATGTCCCTCTCCGGGAATGTAGGAAGTCACCTCGATCCCGTTGGTCAAGCGCACTCTGGCCACTTTCCGCAAGGCCGAGTTCGGCTTCTTCGGCGTGGTTGTATAGACCCGAACGCAGACACCGCGTCGTTGCGGACAGCTCTGCAAAGCCGGCGTCTTTTTTCGCTTTTCGATTTTCTTTCGCTCATTGCGAATCAACTGACTGATCGTGGGCATACATTCGTCTCCAGATTGAACGTCAAAAGAGGGGATGTTTATTATTTCAAAACGTGCTTGTCAAGCTTTGCCCGAAATATCTTCAAGGCAAACCGGTATTCATTTAAAATCCGAATGGTGACCGTAAACAAAGCTGGAACAGGAACAGCCAAAAAATACATATCCATTCAGCAAACAGCCAGACGATTTCCTGCTTAAACACCGAGAATTTATCGAAAAAAAGTGGGAACCAACTTCAGGGTTCCCACTTTGCATAAGCATTCACCTGACACGTTGCTCAGGCGAAAGGCAAGGTCGCATGTCTGCTGATCAGTACTCACCCACCAGCAGATGATCCTCTTCCAGATCTTCCAGGAAGGAATCCTCTCGCTCGGTTTGCTCCGGAACAACGATTTCGCTGTCCGTATACCGTCGATATCCAGTGCCGGCCGGTACAAGCCGCCCGACAATCACATTTTCCTTAAGCCCCAGCAGATAATCCTCCTTGCCGCGCAGGGACGATTCGGTCAAAACCTTGGTCGTCTCCTGGAAGGAGGCGGCGGAAATGAACGAGTCCGTGTTCAAGGAAGCCTGGGTAATGCCCAGCACCAACGGTTCGGCCATGGCCGCTTGCTGTCCGTTTTCCAGGCATCGCTGGTTTTCACGCATAAAGCGTTGCTTGTCGACCTGCTCGCCAAGCAAGAACGGAGTTTCTCCCGGTTCGATGACCTGTACCTTCTTCAGCATCTGCCGAACGATGACCTCGATGTGCTTGTCGTTGATCTGCACACCCTGGTGCCGGTACACGTCCTGAACCTCTTCCACCAGATATTTGGCCAGCTGCTTCTCACCCTTGATTTTCAGGATGTCATGCAGCTCCGGATAGCCTTCGGTCAGAAGTTCACCGGCTTCCACCAGGTCACCTTCCTGTACCGTGATGTGCTTGCCCTTGGGAACCAAATACTCTTTGGGTTCTCCCGTATCCGGGGTAACGATCAGCTTGCGCTTCCCCTTGGCATCAGGACCAAATGAAATGATTCCGTCGATTTCCGAGACGACCCCCAATTCTTTGGGCTTGCGAACTTCAAAGAGTTCGGCGACGCGCGGCAGACCGCCGACGATGTCCCGGGTTTTGGAGGTTTCCCGAGGCTTCCGGGCGATAATATCTCCGGGACGAACCTGCTCGCCGTCCTGGACCATGAGCACCGCGCCCACAGGCAATTGAAACATTGCCGGTGAATTGGTGCCCGGCCTGATCACCTGGTTGCCTTGTTCGTCATGGATGGCAATGGCCGGTCGATAATTGGTGGTACGGTATTCGATGATGGTCTTTGTCGTCCGCAAGGTGGTCTCGTCCATCTTGTCCTGGAAGGTTCGCCCTTCGATAATGTCCGTGAAGCGCACCGAGCCCTCCACGTCCACGACAAATGGTTCATTAAAGGGATCCCACTCCACCAGCAGCTTCCCTTTTTCGACCTCTTGCTGATCTTGAACATACAATTTCGCGCCCAGGGGCAGGGTGTACTTCTCCCGCTCCCGGCCCTGATCATCCACGATGCTCAACTGACCGCTTTTGTTAATGATCAAGGATTGCCCTTCGGAATTTTCCACGGTTTTAACCCGAGAGAGAATGACCCGACCAACAAAGTGCGCGGTGATGGAGGACTGCTCGATTTCCTTGGAAGCCGTCCCGCCGATGTGGAAGGTACGCATGGTCAGCTGCGTGCCTGGTTCTCCGATGGACTGGGCAGCGATGATGCCCACGGCTTCCCCCACGTTGACCAGCCGTCCCGTGGCCAGATCCTGACCGTAGCAAGACGCGCAGACCCCCTGAGGACTCTTGCAGGTGACCACCGAGCGTACGGTCATGGCGTTCAATCCAGATGCCTCGATCATTTGCGCGTACTTTTCCGAAATCAAGGTGTTTCCAGGAATCATAACATCATCCGTAACCGGGTCAAAAACGTCAAACATCGTCAGGCGGCCCAAAACCCGCTGACTGAGTCGCTCCTTGACTTCCCCGGCCTTGATCATGTGTCCGATATCCAAACCGTCCACGGTACCGCAATCTTTTTCGTAGATCTGCACATCCTGGACCACGTCCACTAGGCGCCGGGTCAGGTAGCCCGAGTTCGCGGTCTTCAGTGCCGTATCCGCCAGACCTTTTCGGGCTCCGTGGGTGGAGATGAAGTACTGGAGCACGGTCAGTCCTTCACGGAATGAAGCCGTAATGGGCGTTTCGATGATCTCTCCGGACGGCTTGGCCATCAGACCGCGCATCCCGGCCAGCTGGCGCATCTGGTCCGGGTTACCACGGGCTCCGGAGGTGGACATCATGAAGATCGGATTGAAACTGATGTTTTCCTCCTGCCTGCCGGACTTTTCATCAGTCAGCAGTTCGTGGGACATCTTGTACATCATTTCCTTGGCCACATCATTGGTGGCTTTGGTCCATACGTCGACAACCTTGTTGTACTTCTCTGTGCGGGTGATAATCCCGTCCCGATACTGGGATTCGATGTGTGTTACCTCTTCAAAGGACTTGTTGAGAATGACTTCCTTCTGTTCGGGAATTTTCAGATCTTTCAGCCCGACGGACAAGCCCGCCCGGGTGGAGAACTCATAACCGATGTCCTTGAGGCGGTCACAGAGGATGACCGTCGCCTTGATGCCGGCTCTGCGATAGGCTTCGCCCACAAGACGGGCGATGCTCTTCTTGTTCAGTAATTGGTTCACCATTTCAAATGGGACGCCCGGAGGAAGCAATTCCGAGACCAGAATGCGCCCCGGCGTGGTGTCCACAAGCTTCCCATCCATCCGAACCTTGATTCGAGCATGCAGATCAATGGCTCCGGCATCGTAGGCTGCACTGACCTCCCACTTGTCGGCAAAAACCTTGCCTTCGCCCCGACTGAAGGAGCGGTCCACCGTGAGGTAAAACAAACCAAGGACGATATCCTGGCTGGGAACAATGATCGGCACTCCGTTGGCCGGAGACAAAATGTTGTTCGTGGACATCATCAAGACGCGGCATTCAATCTGGGCCTCAATGGACAAGGGGATGTGCACGGCCATCTGGTCACCGTCAAAGTCTGCGTTGAATGCCGTGCAAACCAAGGGGTGCAACTGGATTGCCTTGCCTTCCACAAGCAGAGGTTCAAAAGCCTGAATCCCCAGGCGGTGGAGAGTGGGTGCGCGGTTGAGCATGATCGGGTATTCCCGGACTACATCTTCCAGGATATCCCAGACCACCACCTCCTCGCGCTCGACCATCTTCTTCGCGCCTTTGATGGACGTCGTCAGTCCGCGCTTTTCCAGCTGGGAATAGATGAACGGCTTGAAGAGTTCCAAGGCCATTTTCTTGGGTAGCCCACATTGGTGCAGCTTCAGCTTAGGCCCAACCACAATCACGGAACGTCCTGAGTAGTCCACCCGTTTGCCCAGAAGGTTCTGGCGAAAACGTCCCTGCTTGCCCTTGATCATGTCGCTCAGGGATTTCAAAGGTCGCCCGTTGGTCCCGGATATCGGCCTTCCGCGCCGACCATTGTCGAACAAGGCATCCACGGACTCCTGGAGCATCCGCTTTTCGTTGCGGATGATGATGTCCGGCGCTCCCAGCTCCATCAATCGCTTGAGGCGGTTGTTGCGGTTGATCACCCGGCGGTAAAGGTCATTCAAATCCGAGGTGGCGAACCGACCTCCATCCAGAGGCACCAGCGGTCGCAATTCCGGGGGAATGATCGGAATGACCTCCATGATCATCCACTCCGGTCGATTTCCAGACTCCAAAAAAGCTTCAATGATCTTTAACCGCTTGGCAACTTTCTTTTTCTTG containing:
- the rpsG gene encoding 30S ribosomal protein S7 — its product is MPRKGPIPKRVILPDPVYGSQLVTRFINRLMYGGKKSTAEGIFFQALDFLAEKTQEPALKSFEQAVDNVRPQVEVKSRRVGGATYQVPVEVASARQTSLAIRWLINYSRNRGEKGMVQRLGAELLDAYNNRGGAVKKREDTHKMADANKAFAHFRW
- the rpsL gene encoding 30S ribosomal protein S12, producing MPTISQLIRNERKKIEKRKKTPALQSCPQRRGVCVRVYTTTPKKPNSALRKVARVRLTNGIEVTSYIPGEGHNLQEHSVVMIRGGRVKDLPGVRYHIVRGSLDTSGVQDRRQGRSKYGAKRPKS
- the rpoC gene encoding DNA-directed RNA polymerase subunit beta': MTLDELFSMRGSSSTTPNSKTLKGIKISIAAPETIREWSFGEVKKPETINYRTFKPERDGLFCAKIFGPVKDYECNCGKYKRMKHRGIVCEKCGVEVIASKVRRERMGHIELASPVAHIWFLKSLPSKIGTLLDMTMADLEKVLYFDSFIVLDPGQTNLLKYQVISEEQYYQVIEHFGEDAVNVGMGAESIRKLIEELDLAALRAELREEGAKTKSQTKKKKVAKRLKIIEAFLESGNRPEWMIMEVIPIIPPELRPLVPLDGGRFATSDLNDLYRRVINRNNRLKRLMELGAPDIIIRNEKRMLQESVDALFDNGRRGRPISGTNGRPLKSLSDMIKGKQGRFRQNLLGKRVDYSGRSVIVVGPKLKLHQCGLPKKMALELFKPFIYSQLEKRGLTTSIKGAKKMVEREEVVVWDILEDVVREYPIMLNRAPTLHRLGIQAFEPLLVEGKAIQLHPLVCTAFNADFDGDQMAVHIPLSIEAQIECRVLMMSTNNILSPANGVPIIVPSQDIVLGLFYLTVDRSFSRGEGKVFADKWEVSAAYDAGAIDLHARIKVRMDGKLVDTTPGRILVSELLPPGVPFEMVNQLLNKKSIARLVGEAYRRAGIKATVILCDRLKDIGYEFSTRAGLSVGLKDLKIPEQKEVILNKSFEEVTHIESQYRDGIITRTEKYNKVVDVWTKATNDVAKEMMYKMSHELLTDEKSGRQEENISFNPIFMMSTSGARGNPDQMRQLAGMRGLMAKPSGEIIETPITASFREGLTVLQYFISTHGARKGLADTALKTANSGYLTRRLVDVVQDVQIYEKDCGTVDGLDIGHMIKAGEVKERLSQRVLGRLTMFDVFDPVTDDVMIPGNTLISEKYAQMIEASGLNAMTVRSVVTCKSPQGVCASCYGQDLATGRLVNVGEAVGIIAAQSIGEPGTQLTMRTFHIGGTASKEIEQSSITAHFVGRVILSRVKTVENSEGQSLIINKSGQLSIVDDQGREREKYTLPLGAKLYVQDQQEVEKGKLLVEWDPFNEPFVVDVEGSVRFTDIIEGRTFQDKMDETTLRTTKTIIEYRTTNYRPAIAIHDEQGNQVIRPGTNSPAMFQLPVGAVLMVQDGEQVRPGDIIARKPRETSKTRDIVGGLPRVAELFEVRKPKELGVVSEIDGIISFGPDAKGKRKLIVTPDTGEPKEYLVPKGKHITVQEGDLVEAGELLTEGYPELHDILKIKGEKQLAKYLVEEVQDVYRHQGVQINDKHIEVIVRQMLKKVQVIEPGETPFLLGEQVDKQRFMRENQRCLENGQQAAMAEPLVLGITQASLNTDSFISAASFQETTKVLTESSLRGKEDYLLGLKENVIVGRLVPAGTGYRRYTDSEIVVPEQTEREDSFLEDLEEDHLLVGEY
- the fusA gene encoding elongation factor G, producing MPRTVPIERQRNIGIMAHIDAGKTTTTERILFYTGVSHKIGEVHDGQAVMDWMVQEQERGITITSAATTCFWKDHRVNIIDTPGHVDFTVEVERSLRVLDGAIAVFCAVGGVEPQSETVWRQADRYKVPRLAFVNKMDRTGADFFRVVEMIKERLKAKPVPLQIPIGAEENFSGIIDLIQGKALFFDDGSVVVKEYAYVDIPEEYQDEYDTWRQVMLEAVAEEDEELLEKYLGGEELDPESVMNAVRTATISMKICPVLCGSAFKNKGVQPLLDSVVTFFPSPVEVAAMKGTNPDTGEELTSPCDDALPLSALTFKLANDPYVGHLAFLRVYSGKIESGMTVVNVSSGKKERIGRLLKMHANKREEIKEAYAGDIVAAVGLKHASTGDTLCAPERLIMLESMDFPEPVIEVAIEPKTKADRDALSQSLAKLAKEDPSFRVKTNEETNQTLIAGMGELHLEIIVDRLTREFGVNANVGQPQVAYRETVTAPVKQETRYVKQSGGRGQYAHTVIELEPQEPGAGFAFTNSIVGGVIPKEYIPAVEKGIKDAMSAGVLAGFPVVDVAVKLVFGSFHEVDSSEQAFFIAGSMCFKDACRRGKPVLLEPVMSVEVLTPEDYLGDVMGDVNGRRGKIINLESRQGTQIIRAHVPLSSMFGYATQLRSMTQGRASYSMQFDHYERVPAQLAEEIISKRK